One stretch of Streptococcus australis DNA includes these proteins:
- a CDS encoding nucleotidyltransferase — MTITGIIAEFNPFHNGHKYLLDQAKGLKIVAMSGNFMQRGEPAIVDKWTRAQMALENGADLVVELPFSVSVQAADFFGQGAVDILARLGIDRLAFGTEEVLDYQKITDLFTEQGAEMEKFVDNLPDSLSYPQKTQAMWKEFAGLDFSGDTPNHVLALAYAKAVAGRNIKLHPIKRQGAGYHSVDKDADFSSATALRQHQRDQDFLERFMPSVALFERSSKVSWNDYYPLLRYQIFSNPDLTTIYQVNQEMAVRIKEAIKTAQSVEELVEAVATKRYTKARVRRLLTYILVQARESDLPEGIHVLGFTEKGRQHLKSLKGQVSLVSRIGKEPWDAMTQKADQIYQLGQPSIAEQNFGRVPIRIETN; from the coding sequence ATGACCATCACAGGTATTATCGCGGAGTTCAATCCTTTTCATAATGGGCACAAATACCTGCTTGATCAGGCGAAGGGGCTGAAAATCGTTGCCATGTCAGGGAATTTCATGCAGCGTGGAGAACCTGCTATCGTGGACAAGTGGACACGGGCTCAGATGGCACTGGAAAATGGAGCGGATCTGGTAGTGGAATTGCCCTTTTCAGTCAGTGTTCAGGCAGCAGATTTCTTTGGTCAAGGAGCTGTGGATATCTTGGCTCGGTTGGGCATTGATAGGCTGGCTTTTGGAACAGAAGAAGTTCTGGATTATCAAAAAATCACTGACTTATTCACAGAGCAAGGTGCTGAGATGGAGAAATTTGTGGATAATCTGCCTGATTCTCTCTCCTATCCTCAGAAAACCCAAGCCATGTGGAAGGAATTTGCAGGTCTTGATTTTTCGGGTGATACGCCCAATCATGTCCTTGCTTTGGCCTATGCTAAGGCAGTTGCAGGACGAAACATCAAGCTTCATCCAATTAAACGTCAAGGCGCAGGTTACCATTCTGTGGACAAAGACGCGGACTTTTCCTCGGCGACAGCCCTCCGTCAGCACCAGAGGGACCAAGATTTCTTAGAACGCTTTATGCCTTCTGTTGCCCTCTTTGAGCGGTCCAGTAAGGTGAGCTGGAATGACTATTATCCCTTACTCCGCTATCAAATCTTTTCAAATCCAGACCTAACCACCATCTATCAGGTCAATCAAGAAATGGCAGTGCGTATCAAGGAAGCTATCAAAACAGCCCAGTCTGTGGAAGAATTGGTCGAGGCGGTTGCGACCAAACGTTACACCAAGGCGCGTGTCAGACGCCTCTTGACCTATATCTTGGTGCAGGCTAGAGAAAGTGATCTGCCAGAAGGTATTCATGTTCTCGGTTTTACCGAAAAAGGCAGGCAACACCTCAAGTCTCTGAAAGGGCAGGTCTCTCTAGTCAGCCGAATTGGCAAAGAACCTTGGGATGCCATGACCCAAAAAGCAGACCAGATTTACCAACTAGGACAGCCAAGTATCGCAGAGCAGAATTTCGGCAGAGTGCCCATTAGAATAGAAACAAACTAA
- a CDS encoding Txe/YoeB family addiction module toxin, which translates to MLLKFTEDSWADYCYWQNQDKKTLKRINKLIKDIQRDPFVGMGKPEPLKYDYQGAWSRRIDAENRLIYMIDGDSVAFLSFKDHY; encoded by the coding sequence ATGCTGCTCAAATTTACAGAAGATTCCTGGGCGGATTATTGCTATTGGCAAAACCAAGATAAGAAAACACTAAAAAGAATCAATAAATTAATCAAAGATATTCAACGCGATCCTTTTGTAGGAATGGGGAAACCAGAGCCACTCAAATATGACTATCAAGGAGCCTGGTCACGGCGCATTGATGCAGAAAATCGCTTGATTTATATGATAGATGGGGATAGCGTGGCTTTCTTGTCCTTCAAAGATCATTACTAA
- a CDS encoding type II toxin-antitoxin system Phd/YefM family antitoxin — protein sequence MEAVLYSTFRNHLKDYMKKVNDEFEPLTVVNKNPDEDIVVLSKSEWDSIQETLRIAQNKELSDKVLRGMAQVRAGGTQVHVIEE from the coding sequence ATGGAAGCAGTTCTTTACTCAACATTTCGAAATCATTTAAAAGACTACATGAAAAAGGTAAACGATGAATTTGAACCTTTGACGGTGGTTAATAAAAATCCAGATGAGGACATTGTAGTTCTTTCAAAGAGCGAATGGGACAGTATTCAAGAAACCCTGAGAATCGCTCAGAACAAGGAACTTTCTGACAAGGTCTTGCGAGGAATGGCTCAAGTTCGTGCTGGAGGCACTCAGGTACATGTGATTGAGGAGTGA
- a CDS encoding class I SAM-dependent DNA methyltransferase, whose product MATYETFAAVYDAVMDDSLYDKWTDFSLRNLPKTKERKKLLELACGTGIQSVRFSQAGFDVTGLDLSADMLKIAEKRATSAKQKIDFIEGNMLNLSKAGKYDFVTCYSDSICYMQDEVEVGDVFKEVYNVLNEDGVFIFDVHSTYQTDEVFPGYSYHENAEDFAMLWDTYEDAAPHSIVHELTFFIKEADGSFSRHDEVHEERTYEVLTYDILLEQAGFKSFKLYADFEDKEPTETSTRWFFVAQK is encoded by the coding sequence ATGGCGACATATGAAACCTTTGCGGCTGTTTACGATGCTGTGATGGATGATAGTTTATACGATAAATGGACGGATTTTTCGCTTCGTAATTTGCCTAAGACCAAGGAGAGAAAGAAGCTTTTGGAATTGGCTTGTGGAACAGGTATCCAGTCTGTCCGCTTTTCTCAGGCTGGTTTTGATGTGACAGGACTTGACTTGAGCGCGGATATGCTGAAAATTGCTGAAAAGAGAGCGACATCAGCTAAGCAAAAGATTGATTTTATTGAAGGCAATATGTTGAATTTGTCCAAGGCTGGTAAATATGATTTTGTGACTTGCTACTCTGACTCTATCTGCTACATGCAGGATGAGGTGGAGGTAGGAGACGTCTTTAAGGAAGTATATAATGTCCTCAACGAAGATGGTGTATTTATCTTTGATGTGCATTCGACCTACCAGACAGATGAAGTTTTTCCAGGCTATTCCTACCATGAAAATGCAGAAGACTTCGCCATGCTCTGGGATACCTATGAGGACGCAGCACCTCACTCTATCGTGCATGAGTTGACTTTCTTTATCAAGGAGGCCGATGGTTCCTTTAGTCGCCACGATGAGGTACACGAGGAGCGTACATACGAAGTCTTGACCTATGATATTTTGCTGGAACAGGCTGGATTCAAGTCCTTCAAACTCTATGCGGACTTTGAGGACAAGGAGCCGACAGAAACTAGCACCCGTTGGTTTTTTGTCGCGCAGAAGTAG